A DNA window from Corallococcus soli contains the following coding sequences:
- a CDS encoding ATP-binding protein, which produces MGTVPEEPEAEYRLLDDMPLGVFVLRDGVLVHANAALARLVGAPREELVGQPVTALLEEPQADTPVDRLARRLGSAPVAGTYEAWLRTAGGGMRVELTVHSHARDWVVQARDVTSRVRRRTVLRKLAELGGQVRALHSEEAVREEVFRGLEALELGFAWLTPRGVGVELSVAGLAPRLVPHAPALGGRVPVETMGGWAPALVRTWRDGSAWVEDLGVEASRFVPEARMDTVLAVFQRAEPHRAVGVRIDVENAPLAMLLLAAEWLSEEDVAAVRLFGQQVSSALDAARTIQRLSVRATALSALGRLASQAASAPHPRAFFGSGTEEIAGLLSCDAVCLLLPADSRHEPGEPLELVYARGLSEDAVARVRRARLGSLPRPSGMSDGVQVLDAEACPAPTRDALRALAFQTLVSVPLRVRSRGVGTLSVLFHARRRLTPLELETLQGMGTHFAAAIESHRLLDEVRGRAEDLALMHEVGKALAATLELDRLLATGVTSLARIVDVPDAYVLLPDAKGERLAIRAATGGHPELVGRDLPLDLSPHSLAGEVFRTRQPLRVEDARVDVRMDDELRRATDGVAYMVLPLAVHAQMVGVAVMVETRRPRRFTPSELERADAIANQLSLALEGARLVEDLKKSYAELARAQEQLVHRERLAALGELSAVVAHEVRNPLGAIFNSVATIRRIIGAESPAAPLVDIVGEEADRLNRIVADLLTFARPPSPHLYPVSVTQLLEEAVGGALSDAGGQTPPPVNVEWMMEEGVPSVTVDERLIRQAFLNLALNAVQAMPQGGTLRVVARRAWLDRPGVQVEISDTGPGIPLELRARVFEPFFTTKAQGTGLGLAVVKRIVDSHLGQLGLDVPETGGTVFRLFLPLEPPVLPVLPLTGG; this is translated from the coding sequence GTGGGGACGGTCCCGGAGGAGCCAGAGGCGGAGTACCGCCTCCTCGACGACATGCCCCTGGGCGTGTTCGTGCTCCGGGACGGCGTGCTCGTGCACGCGAACGCCGCGCTGGCGCGGCTCGTGGGCGCGCCCCGTGAAGAGCTGGTGGGGCAGCCGGTGACGGCGCTGCTGGAGGAGCCCCAGGCGGACACCCCGGTGGATCGGCTGGCGCGGCGGCTGGGCTCGGCGCCGGTGGCGGGCACCTACGAGGCCTGGCTGAGGACCGCGGGCGGCGGGATGCGCGTGGAATTGACGGTGCATTCGCATGCCAGGGATTGGGTGGTGCAGGCGCGGGATGTGACGTCGCGGGTGCGCCGACGCACGGTGCTGAGAAAGTTGGCGGAGCTGGGCGGGCAGGTGCGCGCGCTGCATTCCGAGGAGGCGGTGCGCGAGGAGGTGTTCCGCGGGCTGGAGGCGCTGGAGCTGGGGTTCGCGTGGTTGACGCCCCGGGGCGTGGGGGTGGAGCTGTCGGTGGCGGGGCTCGCGCCCCGGCTGGTGCCGCACGCGCCCGCGCTGGGCGGCCGGGTGCCGGTGGAGACGATGGGCGGCTGGGCCCCGGCGCTGGTGCGCACCTGGCGCGACGGCAGCGCGTGGGTGGAGGACCTGGGCGTGGAGGCGTCGCGGTTCGTGCCGGAGGCGCGCATGGACACGGTGCTGGCGGTGTTCCAGCGCGCGGAGCCGCACCGCGCGGTGGGGGTGCGCATCGACGTGGAGAACGCGCCCCTGGCCATGCTGCTGCTGGCGGCGGAGTGGCTGAGCGAGGAGGACGTGGCCGCGGTGCGGCTGTTCGGACAGCAGGTGTCGTCCGCGCTGGACGCGGCGCGCACCATCCAGCGGCTGAGCGTGCGCGCCACGGCGCTCTCCGCGCTGGGGCGGCTGGCGTCCCAGGCGGCGTCCGCGCCGCACCCGCGCGCCTTCTTCGGCTCAGGCACGGAGGAGATCGCCGGGCTGCTGTCCTGCGACGCGGTGTGCCTGCTGCTGCCGGCGGACTCGCGCCACGAGCCGGGCGAGCCGCTGGAGCTGGTGTACGCGCGCGGCCTGTCCGAGGACGCGGTGGCCCGGGTGCGCCGCGCGCGCCTGGGGTCGCTGCCCCGCCCCAGCGGGATGAGCGACGGGGTGCAGGTGCTGGACGCGGAGGCCTGCCCCGCGCCCACGCGCGACGCGCTGCGCGCCCTGGCCTTCCAGACGCTGGTGTCGGTGCCGCTGCGGGTGCGCTCGCGCGGCGTGGGCACGCTGAGCGTGCTGTTCCACGCGCGGCGGCGGCTCACCCCGCTGGAGCTGGAGACGCTCCAGGGCATGGGCACGCACTTCGCGGCGGCCATTGAATCCCACCGGCTGCTGGACGAGGTGCGCGGGCGGGCGGAGGACCTGGCGCTGATGCACGAGGTGGGCAAGGCGCTGGCGGCCACGCTGGAGTTGGATCGGCTGCTGGCCACGGGCGTCACCAGCCTGGCGCGCATCGTGGACGTGCCGGACGCCTACGTGCTCCTGCCGGACGCGAAGGGGGAGCGGCTGGCCATCCGCGCGGCGACGGGCGGGCACCCGGAGCTGGTGGGCCGGGACCTGCCGCTGGATTTGTCCCCGCACTCGCTGGCCGGCGAGGTGTTCCGCACGCGCCAGCCGCTGCGGGTGGAGGACGCGCGCGTGGACGTGCGGATGGACGACGAGCTGCGCCGGGCCACGGACGGCGTGGCGTACATGGTGCTGCCGCTCGCCGTGCACGCGCAGATGGTGGGCGTGGCGGTGATGGTGGAGACGCGCCGGCCCCGCCGCTTCACGCCCTCGGAGCTGGAGCGGGCGGACGCCATCGCCAACCAGCTGTCGCTGGCGCTGGAAGGGGCGCGGCTGGTGGAGGACCTGAAGAAGAGCTACGCGGAGCTGGCGCGCGCGCAGGAGCAGTTGGTGCACCGCGAGCGGCTGGCCGCGCTGGGCGAGCTGTCCGCCGTCGTGGCCCACGAGGTGCGCAACCCCCTGGGCGCCATCTTCAATTCGGTGGCCACCATCCGCCGCATCATCGGCGCGGAGAGCCCGGCGGCGCCGCTGGTGGACATCGTGGGGGAGGAGGCGGACCGGCTCAACCGCATCGTCGCGGACCTGCTCACCTTCGCGCGCCCCCCGTCGCCGCACCTGTATCCCGTGTCCGTGACGCAGCTGCTGGAGGAGGCGGTGGGCGGCGCGCTGTCGGACGCGGGCGGCCAGACGCCGCCGCCGGTGAACGTGGAGTGGATGATGGAGGAGGGCGTGCCGTCGGTGACGGTGGACGAGCGGCTCATCCGCCAGGCCTTCCTCAACCTGGCCCTCAACGCGGTGCAGGCCATGCCCCAGGGCGGCACGCTGCGGGTGGTGGCCCGGCGGGCGTGGCTGGACCGGCCCGGCGTGCAGGTGGAGATCAGCGACACCGGGCCGGGCATCCCGCTGGAGCTGCGCGCGCGCGTCTTCGAGCCCTTCTTCACCACCAAGGCGCAGGGCACCGGCCTGGGGCTCGCCGTGGTGAAGCGCATCGTGGATTCGCACCTGGGACAGCTGGGGCTGGACGTGCCGGAGACAGGGGGCACCGTCTTCCGGCTCTTCCTCCCGCTGGAGCCGCCCGTGCTCCCGGTGCTGCCGCTGACGGGCGGCTGA
- a CDS encoding PqqD family protein, whose translation MSLPRTTSGVIVQQQDGAFFLMDTEGGEVFRVNETAARIFELCRGGTSLEDAVQTLARGLEAQGQEATILADVQRTVAQFQELGLCEPSPAVR comes from the coding sequence TTGAGCCTGCCCCGCACGACTTCCGGTGTCATCGTCCAGCAGCAGGACGGAGCCTTCTTCCTCATGGACACCGAGGGCGGAGAGGTCTTCCGCGTGAACGAGACGGCCGCCCGCATCTTCGAGCTGTGCCGGGGCGGCACGTCGCTGGAGGACGCCGTGCAGACCCTCGCCCGGGGGCTGGAGGCGCAGGGCCAGGAGGCCACCATCCTCGCGGACGTCCAGCGCACCGTGGCGCAGTTCCAGGAGCTGGGGCTGTGCGAGCCCTCGCCCGCCGTCCGCTGA
- a CDS encoding MFS transporter, which translates to MIRQGVQALREMYGLTKGLGNLRVMLGSGLVGMVAAGLLNPVMPLYLRSRGLDFQQIGLLYTVGSLLPIFAQPVLGALSDRHGRKPFVVGLSLLTSLMVPAVALVDDPTPLAAVMILKMLLARSAAPVSNAMVADFAPTKQRATIFAMLDATSNLVFVAALFASSAVIRALSVSGTFFLAGALFLVGSLLLLSLDDSQPAPRAGAGGVRTGWALALQGLVSPFTYVKDHPRLSGLFLWQFFFTFALALFPTYLPLYAVELGAPGELVGPLVAVSWLVFAFVQPFGGRLSDRLPRRVGLITPGLAGMAVMAAVLGASGWLPRGYALGALVASWVLLAVPDGLHRGSAAALVVEQVPSPAERGRFMGALGSSAALAGVLAPITYGLVAQKAGIGFTFLLSSAALVLALGCVSRVRESPELPPVAAPVAALNPNSEPG; encoded by the coding sequence ATGATCCGCCAGGGCGTGCAGGCCCTCCGGGAGATGTATGGGTTGACGAAGGGGCTGGGCAACCTGCGGGTGATGCTCGGCTCGGGGCTGGTGGGCATGGTGGCCGCGGGCCTGCTCAACCCGGTGATGCCGTTGTACCTGCGCTCGCGCGGGCTGGATTTCCAGCAGATTGGCCTGCTCTACACCGTGGGCTCGCTGCTGCCCATCTTCGCGCAGCCGGTGCTGGGCGCACTGTCGGACCGCCATGGCCGCAAGCCCTTCGTGGTGGGGCTGTCGCTGCTCACGTCGCTGATGGTGCCGGCGGTGGCGCTGGTGGACGACCCGACGCCGCTCGCGGCGGTGATGATCTTGAAGATGCTCCTGGCGCGCAGCGCGGCGCCCGTGTCCAACGCGATGGTGGCGGACTTCGCGCCCACGAAGCAGCGCGCCACCATCTTCGCGATGCTGGATGCCACCTCGAACCTGGTGTTCGTGGCGGCGCTGTTCGCCTCCTCGGCGGTCATCCGCGCGCTGTCGGTGAGCGGCACCTTCTTCCTCGCGGGCGCCCTGTTCCTGGTGGGCAGCCTGCTGCTGCTGTCGCTGGACGACTCCCAGCCCGCGCCCCGCGCGGGGGCGGGCGGGGTGCGGACGGGCTGGGCGCTGGCGCTCCAGGGGCTCGTGTCCCCCTTCACCTACGTGAAGGACCACCCGCGCCTTTCGGGCCTGTTCCTCTGGCAGTTCTTCTTCACCTTCGCGCTGGCGCTGTTTCCCACGTACCTGCCGCTGTACGCGGTGGAGCTGGGCGCGCCCGGGGAGCTGGTGGGGCCGCTGGTGGCGGTGTCCTGGCTCGTGTTCGCCTTCGTGCAGCCCTTTGGCGGCCGGCTGTCGGACCGGCTGCCCCGGCGCGTGGGCCTCATCACGCCGGGCCTGGCCGGCATGGCGGTGATGGCGGCGGTGCTCGGCGCCTCCGGGTGGCTGCCGCGCGGATACGCGCTGGGCGCGCTGGTGGCGTCGTGGGTGCTGCTCGCGGTGCCGGATGGCCTGCACCGCGGCTCCGCGGCGGCGCTGGTGGTGGAGCAGGTGCCGTCGCCCGCGGAGCGCGGCCGCTTCATGGGGGCGCTGGGCTCCAGCGCGGCGCTGGCGGGCGTGCTCGCGCCCATCACCTACGGCCTCGTCGCGCAGAAGGCCGGCATCGGCTTCACGTTCCTCCTCTCCTCGGCGGCCCTCGTGCTGGCCCTCGGCTGTGTGTCGAGGGTCCGCGAGTCCCCGGAACTTCCCCCTGTCGCGGCGCCGGTGGCCGCGCTCAACCCCAACTCGGAGCCCGGATGA
- a CDS encoding carbohydrate binding family 9 domain-containing protein codes for MSPLRNVCRWGAALCVALVPALGFADSTYKVTATPTKEAITIDGKGDEPAWQTAPEIGNWFLTRVDYGRPAPDDTKVRILYDSDNLYFLFHCLDSKPERITGYTMQNEGFLHQEDNITVILDTYLDHRNAYFFWTNPLGVRTDGRIVDDGEAFSTNWRGEWETKSTVVSDGWIAEVRIPFANFQFEKKEELTFGMLLDREQSRNQEWSNWTPDGVNSAKVSRYPHLSGLKNINPRSIFSVTPYVATTVALKSTDGRGVFRPNVGADARFDPTPWLSMKLTANPDFSDAEADQSFLLLDTDQPLLPERRQFFLESEHLFIAPINIFTSRRIALRPHDRVWGGLQLTGKIGDTNFAMMDIQHRDFTGKDANGREVYENVNSGVLRLQHDIGKRSMISLVALNRSGRGGIFGDSDFQTVGVDGNFHLFEEFFIQAQALKSWSPLGNDDSDAYHVGLHRFDTLSEFWLQFEDIGKNYANPLGWTPVVDKQGYNSRLFLNPFPKWRFLPRLDVTWDTLWRRNHEHQRTRWRQRLNVQPYLHHDFALIFDGVYDDNLGFRDRFGTFGFTLFPHDWQNYTLTAIGGRFLGGQIRGLNGAVNMKLGRHFVAKLSGFYTRNFDVPENSDLFGTSGDGHSFSGYAQLRYHFSPDLYARLTLQKGVVYELADYNSVNGVFVDAMVGWHYRQWSDIFLVYTDQPFGGSQERRILSKISFNY; via the coding sequence ATGAGCCCCTTACGAAACGTGTGTCGCTGGGGCGCCGCGCTGTGTGTCGCGCTGGTGCCCGCCCTGGGCTTCGCCGATTCGACCTACAAGGTCACGGCGACGCCAACGAAGGAAGCCATCACCATCGACGGCAAGGGGGACGAGCCGGCGTGGCAGACGGCGCCGGAGATTGGCAACTGGTTCCTCACGCGCGTGGACTACGGCCGCCCCGCGCCGGACGACACCAAGGTCCGCATCCTCTACGACAGCGACAACCTCTACTTCCTCTTCCACTGCCTGGACTCCAAGCCGGAGCGCATCACCGGCTACACCATGCAGAACGAGGGGTTCCTCCACCAGGAGGACAACATCACCGTCATCCTGGACACGTACCTGGACCACCGCAACGCGTACTTCTTCTGGACCAACCCGCTGGGCGTGCGCACCGACGGGCGCATCGTGGATGACGGCGAGGCGTTCTCCACCAACTGGCGCGGCGAGTGGGAGACGAAGTCCACGGTGGTGTCGGACGGGTGGATCGCGGAGGTGCGCATCCCGTTCGCGAACTTCCAGTTCGAGAAGAAGGAGGAGCTGACGTTCGGCATGCTCCTGGACCGCGAGCAGTCGCGCAACCAGGAGTGGAGCAACTGGACGCCGGACGGCGTGAACAGCGCGAAGGTGAGCCGCTACCCGCACCTGAGCGGGCTCAAGAACATCAACCCGCGCTCCATCTTCAGCGTCACCCCTTACGTGGCCACCACGGTGGCGCTCAAGTCCACCGACGGCCGCGGCGTGTTCCGGCCCAACGTGGGCGCGGACGCGCGCTTCGACCCCACCCCCTGGCTGTCCATGAAGCTGACGGCCAACCCGGACTTCAGCGACGCCGAAGCGGACCAGAGCTTCCTGCTGCTGGACACCGACCAGCCGCTGCTGCCGGAGCGCCGCCAGTTCTTCCTGGAGAGCGAGCACCTCTTCATCGCGCCCATCAACATCTTCACCTCGCGCCGCATCGCGCTCAGGCCGCATGACCGGGTGTGGGGCGGGTTGCAGCTCACCGGCAAGATTGGCGACACGAACTTCGCGATGATGGACATCCAGCACCGCGACTTCACCGGCAAGGACGCGAACGGCCGGGAGGTCTACGAGAACGTCAACTCCGGCGTGCTGCGCCTCCAGCACGACATTGGCAAGCGGTCGATGATTTCGCTGGTGGCGCTCAACCGCAGCGGCCGGGGCGGCATCTTCGGGGACTCCGACTTCCAGACGGTGGGCGTGGACGGCAACTTCCACCTCTTCGAGGAGTTCTTCATCCAGGCGCAGGCGCTCAAGAGCTGGAGCCCGCTGGGCAACGACGACTCGGACGCGTACCACGTGGGCCTGCACCGCTTCGACACGCTGTCGGAGTTCTGGTTGCAGTTCGAGGACATCGGGAAGAACTACGCGAACCCGCTGGGCTGGACGCCCGTCGTCGACAAGCAGGGCTACAACTCGCGCCTGTTCCTGAACCCGTTCCCCAAGTGGCGCTTCCTGCCCCGCCTGGACGTGACGTGGGACACGCTGTGGCGCCGCAATCACGAACACCAGCGCACGCGCTGGCGTCAGCGGCTCAACGTCCAGCCGTACCTGCACCACGACTTCGCGCTCATCTTCGACGGCGTCTATGACGACAACCTGGGGTTCCGAGACCGCTTCGGCACGTTCGGCTTCACGCTGTTCCCCCACGACTGGCAGAACTACACGCTGACGGCCATTGGCGGCCGGTTCCTGGGCGGCCAGATTCGCGGCCTCAACGGCGCGGTCAACATGAAGCTGGGGCGACACTTCGTCGCCAAGCTCAGCGGCTTCTACACACGCAACTTCGACGTGCCGGAGAACAGCGACCTCTTCGGCACCTCCGGTGACGGCCACAGCTTCTCCGGCTACGCGCAGCTGCGCTACCACTTCAGCCCGGACCTCTACGCGCGTCTGACATTGCAGAAGGGCGTGGTGTACGAGCTGGCGGACTACAACTCCGTGAACGGCGTGTTCGTGGACGCGATGGTGGGTTGGCA